One part of the Sardina pilchardus chromosome 5, fSarPil1.1, whole genome shotgun sequence genome encodes these proteins:
- the LOC134079765 gene encoding insulinoma-associated protein 1b-like: MPESFYAPSLSPTRPDSAGYNSQYPTDTEPLCSTVSPSLTEILPEPILGSFAVNGSPATPSLPEMTSKLDSICKEQARVAAKRPASTSAKNQTGGKKRKSTSSPNQDKRTVSRDEVTTSPVLGLRIKEDPEEDTRKSTNTTSSSPLSGFVCQLCKESYSDPLSLAHHKCSRIVRVEYRCTECDKVFSCPANLASHRRWHKPRSAQGESVSPQPEDKSSPSASSHRTNYRETATPPPHNSDSASDDEMTFSCHLCAKKFRRQAYLRKHLALHSRKANGLPQNQLSPEATVTAQSPAGQAEEKDTPDGSVQHPTNEPASAREGGVYNCRFCGDNFFSSPGLTRHINKFHPTEKRQVIFLSRTV; this comes from the coding sequence ATGCCTGAGTCCTTCTATGCTCCGTCCCTTAGCCCAACTCGACCAGACAGCGCGGGGTACAATAGTCAGTATCCAACCGACACAGAGCCTCTGTGCAGCACGGTCTCCCCATCCCTAACTGAGATTTTACCCGAACCGATTCTGGGAAGCTTCGCTGTCAATGGGTCTCCGGCGACACCCTCCTTACCCGAAATGACATCCAAATTGGACTCTATATGTAAAGAACAGGCACGAGTCGCGGCGAAGAGACCTGCGTCGACCAGCGCGAAAAATCAGACCGGTGGCAAAAAGCGCAAGAGCACCAGCTCTCCAAATCAAGACAAGCGCACCGTCAGCCGGGATGAGGTCACCACGTCGCCCGTACTGGGCTTGCGCATCAAGGAGGATCCAGAGGAGGACACGAGAAAGAGCAcaaacaccaccagcagcagtccGTTGAGCGGATTCGTTTGTCAACTCTGCAAAGAAAGTTACTCGGACCCGCTCAGCTTGGCTCATCACAAGTGTTCCCGCATTGTGCGAGTCGAGTACCGCTGCACCGAGTGCGACAAAGTTTTCAGTTGCCCCGCTAACCTCGCCTCGCACAGGCGCTGGCACAAACCCAGGAGCGCACAAGGGGAAAGCGTCTCCCCGCAGCCCGAGGACAAATCCTCACCATCAGCATCCAGTCACAGGACGAACTACCGAGAAACCGCCACCCCGCCACCCCACAACTCAGACTCGGCTTCAGACGATGAGATGACCTTTAGCTGCCATTTGTGCGCAAAGAAGTTCAGACGGCAGGCGTACCTGAGGAAGCATCTGGCTCTCCACAGCAGAAAAGCAAATGGCCTGCCGCAGAACCAGCTGTCACCTGAGGCCACTGTGACAGCGCAAAGTCCAGCCGGCCAGGCTGAAGAAAAAGACACGCCAGACGGTTCCGTTCAGCACCCAACAAACGAGCCGGCGTCTGCGCGCGAGGGCGGTGTGTACAATTGCAGGTTTTGTGGAGACAATTTCTTTTCATCTCCTGGTCTTACAAGACATATCAACAAGTTTCACCCAACGGAGAAGAGACAGGTGATCTTTCTATCACGGACTGTTTGA
- the LOC134079487 gene encoding cation channel sperm-associated protein 1-like — protein sequence MEKRPASRAYRQMVASGAHKREIKKKSQAPKKRVFSTCCEVTQDDLQKLLNMAEERKIQELRSSPFWWKRAYGMLLSWVDRLNKIMYNFVEDKFFDQFILFVVILNAVILVAQTVEMVTVRGEWYLTAVDSTFIAIYLMEFVLKFIVWRFLYFKNSWNTVDFLIIVISLIDFMMPLAQLGNYSSKASSVFQLLKMFKGIRVIRAFRVLRSVRHLQNMQNIVSTCLKSIQSMGAIIILMFTFLLMFAVIFREMFSQSDPGHFGTMFRTIFTLFQLLTLDDWSFTYSISRDAGSPHIIIFLILYIVVEYFTFLNLVMAVLVDNFQLTIKKRMLSKFQKFQDIFEDELEAIRKIDSKPVTTETDEEFYQEALKLTYAEKNYRQREVESICSYLQLLAAIDQSQQTFWSQAAILDRLIDTFFEAGEDDVNELD from the exons atggagaagagaCCAGCATCACGGGCCTACCGGCAGATGGTGGCCAGTGGAG CGCACAAACGGGAAATTAAGAAGAAAAGTCAAGCGCCGAAAAAGAGAGTGTTTTCAACATGTTGCGAAGTCACTCAAGATGACCTACAGAAGCTCTTGAATATGG CTGAGGAGAGGAAAATTCAAGAGCTGAGGTCCTCGCCATTCTGGTGGAAGAGGGCATATGGTATGCTGCTCTCTTGGGTCGATCGGCTCAACAAGATTATGTACAATTTTGTGGAGGACAAATTCTTTGACCAATTCATCCTGTTCGTGGTGATACTCAACGCTGTCATTTTGGTGGCACAGACGGTGGAGATGGTCACCGTGAGAGGAG AATGGTATTTGACAGCAGTGGACTCAACATTCATTGCAATCTACTTGATGGAGTTTGTGCTTAAGTTTATTGTCTGGAGATTTCTCTACTTCAAGAACTCATGGAATACTGTTG acttcTTGATTATTGTTATAAGCCTGATTGATTTCATGATGCCTTTGGCGCAGTTGGGAAACTACTCTAGTAAAGCATCTTCAGTGTTCCAACTCCTGAAAATGTTCAAAGGTATCCGTGTCATACGAGCATTCCGTGTCTTACGCTCTGTCCG CCACCTTCAAAACATGCAAAACATTGTGTCCACGTGCCTTAAGTCTATCCAGTCCATGGGagccatcatcatcctcatgtTCACCTTCCTCCTCATGTTTGCCGTCATCTTCCGCGAGATGTTCAGCCAGTCCGATCCCGGACACTTTGGGACTATGTTCCGTACCATTTTCACTCTTTTCCAGCTGCTGACACTGGATGACTGGTCTTTCACCTACTCAATCAGTCGGGACGCAG GCTCTCCACAtatcatcatcttcctcatcctctatATTGTGGTGGAGTATTTCACTTTTCTTAA TCTGGTCATGGCTGTGCTAGTAGACAATTTCCAGCTCACAATTAAGAAGAGAATGCTATCAAAGTTTCAGAAG TTTCAGGACATTTTTGAGGATGAGCTAGAGGCAATCAGGAAAATAG ATTCAAAGCCCGTCACAACAGAGACAGATGAGGAATTCTATCAAGAGGCCCTGAAACTGACCTACGCTGAAAAGAATTACCGCCAGAG GGAGGTTGAGTCAATCTGCTCCTACCTCCAACTTCTTGCTGCCATTGACCAGAGCCAACAAACATTCTGGTCCCAGGCTGCTATACTGGACAGACTTATTGACACCTTTTTCGAG GCTGGCGAAGATGACGTCAATGAGTTGGACTGA